The following coding sequences are from one Mesorhizobium onobrychidis window:
- a CDS encoding sigma-54-dependent Fis family transcriptional regulator: MKRAIDPNHMKIDALPARASLATGKMVLGNIDYDERATMRAWENFLADEPKCARDPVHPSHVRSLIHDSWYRSATGGINAQGIEAPLSSDRDEIEYLTRANAELLSAARRSFASLGQLLDGTGAMLVLADSDGVLIDAIGDKRTLHDGMDIHLAIGGKWNEDAVGTNGIGTALWTGEPTFVHAAEHFCAGIKSWTCAGAPIRDPLDGKIIGVVDLSGYSPIFRPHNTALVAATARQIEKALAEQQQEQRTRLLEAFISSAPSYRRKDGLVIVDHRGRAIFCNNVPDGETTEMMDGPMEPGRGRWLMNLPSSGSEADLARALPAHLRSCHITPLKLDGDLRGAALVFPSVPAVSGAAVVHREVNKHLQDAVAMIVGESDALQAAVDVACRVARSGSLTSLLIEGETGVGKELFARLVHAGSRRTANDPFIAMNCGAITRDLFGSELFGHVAGAFTGASREGKPGVFELANGGVLSLDEIGELPLEIQPFLLRVLEERVVHRIGDSRGRPVDVRLVASTNRDLKQEIAAGRFRRDLYYRIGAVSITVPPLRERGEDVLLLIEHFNRQIATTAGEDPLEFSREALDALLAFRWPGNVRELKNLIGRLHVLTRGRDVGLHNLSEEITASGSGSKAGSDSSASPLESAGTLVEAERQAMKNALAAEGGNLSQVARRLGISRPTLYRKLDQYGIRRGFI; encoded by the coding sequence ATGAAACGCGCGATAGACCCCAATCATATGAAGATCGATGCCCTTCCGGCGCGTGCGTCGCTGGCCACCGGCAAAATGGTTCTGGGCAACATCGACTATGACGAGCGTGCCACCATGCGCGCCTGGGAAAATTTTCTGGCGGACGAGCCCAAATGCGCCCGCGATCCTGTCCACCCAAGCCACGTCCGCTCACTCATCCATGATTCCTGGTATCGCAGTGCCACCGGCGGTATCAACGCTCAAGGCATTGAAGCGCCGCTGAGCAGTGATCGCGACGAAATCGAATATCTGACCCGGGCCAATGCAGAACTGCTTTCGGCAGCGCGGCGGTCGTTCGCCTCCCTTGGCCAGTTGCTGGACGGGACCGGCGCGATGCTGGTTCTGGCCGACAGCGACGGCGTGCTGATCGACGCCATCGGCGACAAGAGGACGCTGCATGACGGCATGGACATCCACCTCGCCATCGGCGGCAAATGGAACGAGGATGCTGTCGGTACCAACGGCATCGGGACGGCGCTGTGGACCGGCGAGCCAACTTTCGTCCATGCGGCGGAGCATTTCTGCGCCGGCATCAAATCCTGGACTTGCGCCGGCGCGCCGATCCGCGATCCGCTCGACGGCAAGATCATCGGTGTCGTCGACTTGTCAGGCTATTCGCCGATCTTCCGGCCGCACAACACAGCGCTCGTCGCCGCAACAGCCCGGCAGATCGAAAAGGCATTGGCCGAACAGCAGCAGGAACAGCGCACACGCCTTCTCGAAGCTTTCATTTCGTCGGCTCCCAGCTACCGCCGAAAAGACGGACTGGTAATCGTCGACCATCGCGGCCGCGCAATCTTCTGCAACAATGTGCCTGACGGCGAGACCACCGAGATGATGGATGGCCCGATGGAGCCAGGCCGTGGCCGCTGGCTGATGAACCTTCCGTCCTCCGGCTCCGAGGCCGACCTTGCCAGGGCGCTGCCGGCCCATCTGCGATCCTGCCACATCACGCCGCTCAAGCTCGACGGTGACCTCCGCGGCGCGGCGCTTGTGTTCCCCTCGGTACCGGCAGTCTCCGGCGCGGCGGTGGTCCACCGGGAAGTGAACAAGCATCTTCAGGATGCTGTCGCCATGATCGTCGGCGAAAGTGACGCGCTGCAGGCCGCCGTCGACGTCGCCTGCCGCGTCGCCCGCTCAGGCAGCCTGACATCGCTGTTGATCGAAGGCGAAACAGGCGTCGGGAAAGAGCTGTTTGCGCGGCTTGTCCATGCCGGCAGCCGGCGCACGGCGAACGATCCGTTCATTGCGATGAATTGCGGAGCGATCACCAGGGACCTGTTCGGCAGCGAATTGTTCGGCCATGTCGCCGGCGCCTTTACCGGCGCCTCGCGCGAAGGCAAACCGGGCGTTTTCGAGCTCGCCAATGGCGGCGTCCTCAGTCTCGACGAGATCGGCGAATTGCCACTCGAGATCCAGCCGTTTCTTCTGCGTGTCCTGGAAGAGCGCGTGGTCCACCGCATTGGCGACAGCCGGGGTCGCCCGGTGGATGTACGCCTGGTCGCCTCAACCAATCGCGATCTCAAGCAGGAAATTGCTGCAGGCCGCTTCCGCCGCGATCTCTACTATCGAATTGGCGCGGTCTCGATCACTGTACCCCCGCTGCGCGAGCGCGGTGAAGATGTGCTGCTGCTGATCGAACATTTCAACCGACAGATCGCCACCACAGCAGGCGAGGACCCGCTGGAATTCTCGCGCGAAGCACTCGATGCCCTGCTTGCCTTTCGTTGGCCGGGCAATGTACGCGAACTGAAGAATCTCATCGGGCGGCTGCATGTCCTGACGCGCGGCCGCGACGTCGGGCTTCACAACCTTTCCGAGGAGATCACCGCGTCCGGCTCTGGATCGAAAGCCGGGTCGGACAGCAGTGCATCCCCGCTGGAATCAGCAGGCACGCTCGTCGAGGCCGAACGCCAGGCCATGAAGAACGCATTGGCTGCGGAAGGCGGCAACCTCAGCCAGGTCGCGCGACGGCTCGGTATCTCCCGGCCAACGCTCTACCGCAAGCTCGACCAATACGGCATCCGGCGCGGTTTCATCTAG
- a CDS encoding KTSC domain-containing protein, which produces MDTAEPGDSSNSVIAEIPVHCRRSRFPHWSPDRQIGIGVQPLAQHDLNEVRSADFISPAMELSAPSVAASSYRDLGMVRRQQQSVRVEDVPAETFAEFKAAFAKGQYFNEHSRNHLRYHLVATDNDAA; this is translated from the coding sequence TTGGATACTGCCGAACCTGGCGATTCAAGTAATTCGGTGATCGCGGAAATTCCTGTGCACTGCCGTCGGTCTCGCTTTCCTCATTGGTCGCCGGACCGGCAGATAGGCATTGGTGTCCAGCCACTTGCGCAGCACGATCTGAATGAGGTCCGATCGGCCGATTTTATTTCACCAGCAATGGAGTTGAGTGCGCCCTCGGTTGCCGCCTCCAGCTATCGAGATCTCGGTATGGTTCGTCGCCAGCAACAATCGGTACGAGTTGAGGATGTGCCGGCGGAGACCTTCGCCGAGTTCAAAGCCGCGTTTGCCAAGGGCCAATATTTCAACGAGCACAGCCGCAATCACTTGAGGTATCATTTGGTTGCGACCGATAACGATGCTGCGTAA
- a CDS encoding low affinity iron permease family protein, producing MANHQVRSTITHIGTLTSRPQAFVIFFAYAGLWLIFDRDSLDWHAIVILATWAMTLFIQRAEHRDTQALHAKLDELLRAASEADSETATIDNKEPEEIEVQRERKQQGDSPRR from the coding sequence ATGGCAAACCACCAAGTCCGAAGCACTATCACACACATTGGCACGCTGACGTCGCGCCCGCAGGCATTTGTGATCTTTTTTGCCTATGCCGGCCTCTGGCTAATTTTCGATCGGGATAGCCTCGATTGGCACGCCATTGTGATACTGGCGACGTGGGCGATGACGCTGTTCATCCAGCGCGCCGAGCATCGCGATACGCAGGCGCTGCACGCCAAACTGGACGAACTGCTTCGCGCGGCCAGTGAGGCCGACAGCGAGACCGCGACTATCGACAATAAAGAACCAGAGGAAATCGAGGTCCAACGCGAGCGGAAACAGCAAGGCGATTCACCAAGGCGTTGA
- a CDS encoding type IV toxin-antitoxin system AbiEi family antitoxin domain-containing protein, producing MAGGPRPTLRERAVALALEKGEVRAKELTDIGVPRCYLARMCDEGLLIKVAYGRYRAALPKAA from the coding sequence TTGGCGGGCGGGCCTAGGCCAACGCTGAGGGAACGCGCGGTGGCGCTCGCCCTGGAGAAGGGCGAGGTTCGGGCGAAGGAACTGACCGACATCGGCGTTCCTCGCTGCTACCTAGCCCGCATGTGCGACGAGGGCTTGCTCATCAAAGTCGCCTATGGGCGCTATCGAGCGGCCCTTCCTAAGGCAGCTTGA
- a CDS encoding LysR family transcriptional regulator, producing the protein MSHLNDMALFVEVARARSFRKAAEALGMPNSTLSRRISELEKAIGLRLLHRTTRKIELTEAGQLYFERSKRIVDEARLAHEQLGAMLEQPSGVLRVSLPVDLATFYLTPIIGDFARHYPGITFEFDLTPRRVDLVAEPFDVAIRIGKLEDSSLITRLIGRHSRHLYASPGYIEASGEPATPAELAKHECIGMLRSPTWTLHQEMNKVDVAVRGRFTLNSVGMIRALAVNHQGIALLPEKIVAEDLATGRLRRILPEWQGSTVSIYAVTETRLIPAKTQRFIEFLSSTLMEA; encoded by the coding sequence GTGAGCCATTTGAACGACATGGCGCTGTTCGTGGAGGTGGCCAGAGCCAGGAGCTTTCGGAAGGCTGCGGAGGCTCTCGGCATGCCAAACTCCACTCTGTCGCGGCGTATCAGCGAGCTGGAGAAGGCGATCGGCTTGAGGCTCCTTCATCGCACAACGCGCAAGATCGAGCTCACCGAGGCCGGTCAGCTTTATTTTGAACGGAGCAAGCGAATCGTCGACGAGGCACGGCTCGCGCACGAACAGCTCGGCGCGATGCTTGAGCAGCCCAGCGGCGTCCTGCGGGTTTCGCTCCCGGTCGACCTCGCTACTTTTTACCTCACGCCGATCATCGGCGATTTCGCGCGGCATTATCCCGGCATCACGTTTGAATTCGACCTGACCCCACGCCGTGTCGATCTGGTCGCCGAGCCGTTCGATGTGGCGATCCGCATAGGCAAGCTGGAAGATTCCAGTCTGATCACTCGCCTGATCGGGCGGCATTCGCGCCACCTCTACGCGTCTCCTGGCTATATCGAAGCGTCAGGCGAGCCCGCCACACCTGCGGAACTGGCGAAGCATGAATGCATCGGCATGCTGCGGAGCCCGACCTGGACTTTGCACCAGGAGATGAACAAGGTCGATGTCGCCGTTCGCGGTCGCTTCACGCTCAACAGCGTCGGGATGATCCGCGCCCTGGCGGTCAACCACCAGGGCATCGCCCTGCTTCCCGAGAAGATCGTCGCCGAAGACTTGGCCACTGGCCGGCTCCGACGCATCCTGCCCGAATGGCAGGGGTCGACGGTCAGCATTTACGCCGTCACCGAAACTCGCCTTATTCCAGCCAAGACCCAGCGGTTCATCGAATTCCTGTCCTCCACGCTGATGGAAGCTTGA
- a CDS encoding alkene reductase, protein MSALFTPVRVGRYTLPNRLVMAPMTRSRAGFDGTPGALAAEYYAQRAGVGLIVTEGTQPSDDGQGYLTTPGIYTPAHIAGWRKITSAVHDKGGHIFIQLMHAGRMSHSDNTPHHRQGVAPSAIAPGTGMFTATGMQDIPTPRALTTEEVRQTVADFRHAARSAIEAGADGVEIHGANAYLVQQFFALSANTRTDEYGGSIENRARFAIEVATAIAEEIGADRTAIRLSPGTIMWGIDEGAEGPDLYRHLVAELDKLGLAYLHVMHQGDEPLLTDIRKLWHQSLILNRPGRPRDQIGADVASGLADLEAYGQMVLANPDFIVRLKGNAAMNEADHDTFFGGTAQGYIDYPVLSARADTSSRPEILN, encoded by the coding sequence ATGAGTGCGCTGTTCACCCCTGTCCGCGTCGGCCGCTACACGCTGCCGAACCGCCTCGTCATGGCCCCGATGACCCGCAGCCGCGCCGGCTTCGACGGTACGCCTGGCGCGCTGGCCGCCGAATATTATGCCCAGCGCGCCGGCGTCGGCTTGATCGTCACCGAAGGCACCCAGCCCTCGGATGACGGCCAGGGCTATCTCACCACCCCCGGCATCTACACGCCCGCACACATCGCCGGCTGGCGGAAGATCACCTCCGCCGTGCACGACAAAGGCGGCCACATCTTCATCCAGCTCATGCACGCCGGACGCATGTCGCATTCCGACAACACGCCGCATCACCGCCAGGGTGTCGCGCCGTCCGCGATCGCGCCGGGGACCGGCATGTTCACGGCGACCGGGATGCAGGACATTCCCACGCCGCGCGCGCTGACGACCGAAGAGGTGCGCCAGACCGTCGCCGACTTCCGCCATGCGGCGCGTTCGGCGATCGAGGCCGGTGCCGACGGCGTCGAGATTCACGGCGCGAACGCCTACCTCGTCCAGCAGTTCTTCGCGCTGAGCGCCAACACGCGCACGGACGAATATGGCGGCTCCATCGAGAACCGCGCCCGCTTCGCGATCGAGGTCGCCACGGCGATCGCCGAGGAGATCGGCGCGGACCGCACCGCGATCCGCCTGTCCCCCGGCACGATCATGTGGGGGATCGACGAAGGCGCCGAGGGGCCGGATCTCTACCGGCACCTCGTGGCCGAACTTGATAAGCTCGGGCTCGCCTATCTGCACGTCATGCACCAGGGCGACGAGCCGTTGCTGACCGATATTCGCAAGCTCTGGCACCAATCGCTGATCCTCAACCGGCCGGGGCGTCCGCGCGACCAGATCGGCGCCGACGTGGCTTCGGGACTGGCCGATCTGGAAGCCTATGGCCAGATGGTTCTGGCCAATCCGGACTTCATCGTGCGGCTGAAGGGCAATGCAGCGATGAACGAGGCAGACCACGACACCTTCTTCGGCGGCACTGCACAGGGCTACATCGATTACCCCGTCCTGAGCGCTCGAGCCGATACCAGTTCACGACCGGAGATTTTAAATTGA
- a CDS encoding SDR family oxidoreductase, with product MTQSPHASTASDKKALAETRSSSATAKKKVLVVGATGFLGAKILRNLAHAANATVVAMSRKGAPSNESADVEWVRGDLMDPASLDRALQGVDVVVSSANSYMKGSLDTDFQGNKNLIEAAARANVSRFVFLSIVSCEAVSAVPHFHAKKVAEDLIKASGVPYVFVRAPTFLDQSSDIIAKGVKAGRFLTLGDKTTRWSYVLTDDLASYLAKAATFPGSEINNQTIDVGWRDGPKSQQEIADLVSEVVKKSLKVRVVPWLVFRVLARPVKLFSELGYDLIQMFLFFKKGVYVSNISKQEHFFGPAPSPRDAITRWTKSQHLIS from the coding sequence TTGACCCAATCACCGCATGCCTCGACTGCCTCGGATAAGAAGGCACTTGCCGAGACCAGAAGCTCAAGCGCGACGGCGAAAAAGAAGGTCCTGGTCGTCGGCGCCACAGGGTTCCTCGGAGCCAAGATTCTCCGCAACCTGGCGCATGCTGCGAATGCGACCGTCGTTGCGATGTCGCGTAAAGGCGCGCCCTCAAATGAGAGCGCCGATGTCGAATGGGTGCGCGGCGACCTGATGGATCCAGCTTCATTGGATCGTGCTTTGCAGGGCGTGGACGTCGTCGTCAGCTCGGCCAACAGTTACATGAAGGGAAGCCTCGACACGGATTTCCAGGGCAACAAGAATCTTATAGAGGCGGCAGCGAGAGCCAATGTCAGCCGATTTGTCTTTCTTAGCATCGTCAGCTGCGAGGCTGTGTCAGCAGTGCCGCATTTCCACGCCAAGAAAGTGGCCGAGGATCTGATCAAGGCCTCCGGTGTGCCATATGTATTTGTCCGCGCGCCCACATTTCTCGATCAAAGCTCAGACATCATTGCGAAGGGTGTGAAAGCTGGCCGGTTCCTGACGTTGGGCGATAAGACCACGAGATGGTCCTATGTGCTGACAGATGATCTGGCCTCATATCTAGCCAAAGCCGCGACGTTTCCTGGTAGTGAGATCAACAACCAAACGATCGATGTCGGCTGGCGCGATGGCCCCAAGAGCCAGCAAGAGATCGCCGATCTCGTCTCCGAGGTTGTCAAGAAAAGTCTCAAGGTGCGGGTTGTGCCGTGGCTGGTTTTCCGCGTGCTCGCACGCCCGGTAAAGCTGTTTTCCGAGCTTGGGTATGATCTGATCCAGATGTTCCTGTTCTTCAAGAAGGGCGTCTATGTTTCGAACATTTCGAAGCAAGAGCACTTCTTTGGACCCGCGCCTTCACCCCGAGATGCGATCACGCGATGGACGAAAAGTCAGCATCTAATTTCGTGA
- a CDS encoding alpha/beta hydrolase translates to MGRHFKSIEMGAAVFQPNQRTMGEGHMVSDPTALKTPEQVIPVPTTLSPQAQTYLTQRTAQLAASGQTHVEPQELSELVDPMVNMMRPLAAGFQGSATVIALPSGAELHRAKPEGTRGRRAEVAYFDIHGGGFVVGGGEMCALTAKLEAADYGAEVFSVDYRMLPDHPYPAALDDCLEAYTEILKSYPPSALVVAGTSAGGNLAAALSLRARDEGLPLPTGLFLFTPALDLTLAGDSHQTNRFLDVNLYGGVDYIRSYAGAEVLEHPHVSPLFGNVELGWPQTLLATEHATCFCPIRCACTEPFGMQARRPNSTLSKLVLTADSWELPQKTPRSWRRLVGSPIWPGAFRPDVGASLDSRDRSNSGRMLAKWID, encoded by the coding sequence ATGGGCCGGCATTTCAAGAGTATCGAGATGGGGGCAGCTGTCTTTCAGCCAAATCAGAGAACGATGGGTGAAGGGCACATGGTGAGTGATCCGACAGCGCTTAAAACGCCAGAGCAGGTGATCCCCGTGCCGACGACTTTAAGTCCGCAGGCCCAAACCTATTTGACGCAGAGAACCGCTCAGCTGGCCGCCTCCGGTCAGACGCACGTAGAGCCGCAAGAGCTCTCGGAACTTGTAGATCCCATGGTTAACATGATGCGGCCGCTCGCAGCCGGGTTCCAGGGATCGGCGACGGTGATTGCGTTGCCGAGCGGCGCAGAACTCCACCGAGCCAAACCGGAGGGAACCAGGGGACGCCGCGCGGAAGTAGCTTACTTCGACATCCATGGCGGCGGCTTCGTCGTCGGCGGTGGCGAGATGTGCGCTCTGACCGCGAAGCTGGAGGCCGCCGATTACGGTGCGGAAGTATTCTCGGTCGACTACAGGATGCTCCCTGATCATCCTTATCCGGCTGCCCTGGACGATTGCCTTGAGGCATATACCGAGATCCTGAAGAGTTATCCGCCATCGGCATTGGTTGTAGCGGGCACCTCAGCTGGAGGAAATCTCGCTGCGGCCCTGTCGCTCCGCGCCCGCGACGAGGGCTTGCCGCTTCCCACGGGCCTGTTCCTGTTCACCCCCGCGCTCGATCTCACGCTCGCAGGCGACAGCCACCAGACGAACCGCTTCCTCGACGTGAACCTCTACGGCGGCGTGGACTACATTCGCAGCTACGCCGGCGCGGAGGTTCTCGAACATCCCCATGTCTCTCCCCTGTTCGGAAACGTCGAGTTGGGCTGGCCCCAGACGCTTCTGGCGACGGAACACGCGACCTGCTTCTGTCCGATACGGTGCGCATGCACCGAGCCCTTCGGAATGCAGGCGCGACGGCCGAACTCCACGTTATCGAAGCTGGTCCTCACGGCGGATTCCTGGGAGCTTCCCCAGAAGACGCCGAGATCATGGCGGAGGCTCGTCGGTTCACCTATTTGGCCTGGGGCGTTCCGACCTGATGTAGGGGCATCGTTAGATAGCCGAGATCGTTCCAACTCGGGTCGCATGCTTGCCAAATGGATCGACTAG
- a CDS encoding GFA family protein gives MTTDTSLPLPGSCECGACSFEVQTSPKARFRCHCLICQAFNGKPFADVVAVRAKDVVLKNAGNISFRKYRPPPNFNRGVCRTCGKPVVEVAGVGPFKVMFIPAANFEPEARLPPVRIDIFYHRRVLDMPDSVPKYSGYLPSELAVGKLIMSGL, from the coding sequence ATGACCACCGACACGTCGTTGCCGCTACCCGGCTCATGCGAATGCGGCGCCTGCTCGTTCGAGGTACAGACCTCGCCGAAAGCCAGGTTCCGGTGCCACTGCCTGATCTGCCAGGCGTTCAACGGCAAACCGTTTGCGGATGTGGTCGCCGTTCGCGCCAAGGATGTCGTGCTGAAAAACGCCGGCAATATCTCATTCAGGAAATACCGCCCGCCGCCGAACTTCAATCGCGGGGTCTGCAGGACCTGCGGCAAGCCGGTTGTGGAGGTTGCGGGCGTCGGGCCGTTCAAGGTGATGTTCATTCCGGCGGCCAACTTCGAGCCCGAGGCCCGGCTGCCGCCGGTTCGGATCGACATATTCTATCACCGTCGTGTGCTGGACATGCCCGATAGCGTGCCCAAATACAGCGGCTATTTGCCGAGCGAGCTGGCGGTCGGGAAACTGATCATGAGTGGCCTGTGA